A genomic window from Lutra lutra chromosome 17, mLutLut1.2, whole genome shotgun sequence includes:
- the CATSPERG gene encoding cation channel sperm-associated auxiliary subunit gamma isoform X2 translates to MYPVGPAWPRLRILRALWALLAVLLASWRLWAFQDIQECTWQVVLNKFETVGKNGMSDRFFHQQPVATLDSVFSPLVDAPTDQGEKYLSFPYYLKINYSCNGESSEAQVRKGHLTGLKPVVLVTFQSPVNFHHWKIEHLQIQMEAAPFRSEEQCTAEQVCVMSWYTPMPIKNGSVLMRVDVSSNGLGPFIPMKRFQVNINGFLQTQQDNTLHFTVGNEIFDLIPRYFMNVPSRPLWYTVDQAPVLILGGIPEEKSVLLTDTSFKDSFLVELNIDSCWVGSFYCPQAIFTATIYDAIATESTLFIRQNQLVYYFTGTYLTLHESNHGSGSWVRVLANECIKSLCPVHFHSNGSEYVMALTSGKREGYVHFGTITDGHVSFQVLPKHRSVCEGIQVFNCSITWAVFIAGDYILLMLVEIQDPTTRSYFQVVSYDLVSDNLVILYTIPEFIPDARGLEFLMILGTESYTNFTMVPKGMFYNPYNNLLFIWGNFLLQSYNNENFIYLADFPKDQSIKYLVNSFHGETAIVTETEEIWYLLEGSYRMYRLFPSKAWEVHVSLQVMQQSSFYTRIETMVTLFYEDHQLYQLVYLMNGGQGRLVKRLVPVEQLLMYQQPGSHYLLERRGNHLMLSFTNFCPFTVMRLRDLPDPQIYTRQERYRAHPPRVLEPSGFHDQNSLAVYQGLVYYLLFLHSKYHKPYADPVHDSTWRWWKNKKVDQDYYFYLASNLQSASNVYIDMASYEKIYDLKAEHELPESIYLDKGTSYGFSIFVTVRGHSLEFQPERVLTTLELRSKVDLGVVLADADCIEVVVNQKVLINRNSVLFWVTLHDKRSCFDQGLSGHHLMKTSVLVKVVGAVGHCFQNTHRGLHMQGNLMIPLLIGCPPGKRLAFDITYTVEYNRLQNKHYFDCVHVDPEMPCFLFRDTFYPFFLIQDLVTGESGSFQGSYVFKVVGGGPTMDTVIEYSEEEIYRFNSPLDKTNSLIWTTKNTTTTKDLAFNIMTHQSLGIEWLCLENSPCHDTIPHSIFAPEFFFKVLVSNRGVDKSTYCDHQLIFLLHIHGLPLSAKRALFILMVSFIVFIGLVTLYIIFCLLLTPMVKACNILRWKINNIITSESYYTYKSSSRIFSGTSGTKSRASSSVSSKVVEGNQEVPEEPSEKQSIT, encoded by the exons ATGTACCCTGTTGGCCCTGCGTGGCCGAGACTCCGAATTCTGCGGGCGCTGTGGGCACTACTGGCGGTACTATTGGCATCGTGGAGGCTGTGGGCGTTCCAGGATATCCAGGAGTGCACCTGGCAGGTTGTCCTGAACAAGTTCGAGACGGTAGGCAAGAATGGCATGAGCGACCGTTTCTTCCATCAACAGCCCGTGGCGACACTGGACAGTGTGTTCAGCCCGCTGGTGGATGCACCCACCGAccagggagag AAATACCTGAGCTTCCCATACTACCTAAAGATCAACTACTCCTGCAATGGAGAG TCCTCCGAGGCCCAGGTCCGCAAGGGCCACCTGACGGGGCTGAAGCCCGTGGTGCTGGTGACCTTCCAGTCCCCAGTCAATTTCCATCACTGGAAGATAGAACACCTGCAGATCCAGATGGAGGCAGCCCCCTTCCGCAGCGAAG AGCAGTGCACCGCAGAGCAGGTGTGTGTCATGAGCTGGTACACGCCCATGCCCATCAAGAACGGCAGCGTGCTCATGCGCGTGGATGTCAGCAGCAACGGCCTGGGGCCCTTCATTCCCATGAAAAG GTTTCAGGTGAACATCAACGGCTTCCTGCAGACACAGCAGGACAACACCCTCCACTTCACTGTGGGAAATGAG ATCTTCGATCTCATACCCCGGTACTTCATGAACGTCCCGTCGAGGCCCCTGTGGTACACTGTGGACCAGGCACCGGTGCTCATCCTGGGGGGCATCCCTGAAGAGAAGTCCGTCCTGCTGACTGACACCAGCTTCAAGGACTCCTTTCTTGTGGAG TTGAACATTGACAGTTGCTGGGTAGGCTCCTTCTACTGCCCTCAGGCCATTTTTACGGCTACCATCTATGACGCCATTGCCACCGAAAGCACTCTCTTCATCCGGCAGAACCAGCTGGTCTACTATTTTACAGGCACCTACCTTACCCTCCATGAAAGCAACCACGGCAGTG GGAGCTGGGTTCGTGTCCTGGCCAACGAGTGCATCAAGAGCCTGTGCCCAGTGCATTTCCATAGCAATGGCTCAGAGTACGTCATGGCCCTCACCTCTGGCAAGCGGGAAGGCTATGTTCACTTTGGGACCATCACAG ATGGCCACGTGTCCTTCCAGGTGCTGCCCAAGCATCGGTCTGTGTGCGAAGGGATACAAG TTTTCAACTGCTCCATAACCTGGGCCGTATTCATTGCTGGTGACTACATTCTCCTGATGCTGGTGGAGATCCAAGACCCCACCACCAGAAGTTATTTCCAGGTGGTCAGCTATGACTTGG TCAGTGATAACCTGGTGATCCTCTACACCATCCCGGAATTCATCCCTGATG CTCGAGGCCTGGAGTTTCTGATGATCCTAGGAACAGAGTCTTACACCAACTTCACGATGGTACCCAAGGGCATGTTCTACAACCCGTATAACAACCTGCTGTTCATCTGGGGCAACTTCCTCCTACAGAG CTACAACAATGAAAACTTCATCTACCTTGCGGATTTCCCCAAGGATCAGTCCATTAAGTACCTGGTCAACTCGTTCCATGGAGAAACAGCTATTGTCACAGAGACGGAGGAG ATCTGGTACCTCCTGGAGGGCAGCTACCGGATGTACAGGCTATTCCCATCCAAAGCCTGGGAGGTGCATGTCAGCCTACAGGTGATGCAACAGTCCTCTTTCTACACCCGCATTGAGACCATGGTCACCCTCTTCTACGAAGACCACCAACTGTACCAG CTGGTGTATCTCATGAATGGTGGGCAGGGCCGGCTTGTCAAGAGGCTTGTGCCTGTGGAGCAGCTCCTGATGTACCAGCAGCCGGGCAGTCACTACCTCTTGGAGCGACGGGG GAACCACCTGATGCTGTCCTTCACCAACTTCTGCCCCTTCACCGTGATGCGCTTGCGCGACCTGCCCGACCCGCAGATCTACACTCGCCAGGAGCGCTACCGGGCACACCCGCCCCGCGTGCTGGAGCCCTCGGGCTTCCACGACCAGAACTCGCTCGCCGTCTACCAGGGCCTCGTCTACTACCTGCTTTTTCTGCACTCCAAGTACCACAAG CCTTACGCGGACCCGGTGCACGACTCCACCTGGCGCTGGTGGAAGAACAAGAAAGTGGACCAG GATTACTACTTCTATCTGGCTAGCAACTTGCAGAGCGCGAGTAACGTGTACATTGACATGGCCAGCTATGAGAAGATCTACGACCTCAAGGCCGAGCACGAGCTGCCCGAGAGCATCTACCTGGACAAGGGCACCAGCTACGGCTTCTCCATCTTCGTGACCGTCCGCGGACACTCGTTAGAGTTCCAGCCCGAGCGCG TGCTCACCACCTTAGAGCTGCGCAGCAAAGTGGATCTGGGCGTGGTGCTGGCCGATGCAGACTGCATCGAGGTGGTGGTAAACCAGAAGGTCCTCATTAATCGCAACTCGGTGCTTTTCTGG GTTACGCTCCATGATAAAAGGTCTTGCTTTGATCAGGGCCTTAGTGGACATCACCTCATGAAGACCTCCGTGTTGGTCAAG GTGGTGGGCGCGGTTGGGCACTGCTTCCAGAACACACATCGGGGACTCCACATGCAA GGCAACTTGATGATTCCATTGCTCATTGGCTGTCCCCCAGGCAAGCGCCTGGCTTTCGACATCACCTACACGGTGGAGTACAACCGCCTGCAGAACAAACACTACTTTGACTGCGTGCACGTTGACCCCGAGATGCCCTGCTTCCTCTTCCGTGATA CCTTCTACCCTTTCTTCTTGATCCAAGACTTGGTGACAGGAGAGTCCGGCAGTTTTCAGGGCAG CTACGTGTTCAAGGTGGTAGGCGGTGGGCCCACGATGGACACTGTCATTGAATACAGCGAGGAGGAGATTTACCGCTTCAACAGCCCCTTGGACAA AACTAACAGCCTCATCTGGACCACCAAGAACACAACGACCACGAAGGACTTGGCCTTCAACATCATGACCCACCAGAGCTTGGGCATCGA GTGGCTGTGTCTGGAGAACTCCCCCTGCCATGACACCATTCCCCACAGCATCTTCGCCCCCGAGTTCTTCTTTAAGGTGTTGGTGAGCAACAG AGGTGTGGACAAGAGCACATACTGTGACCACCAGCTCATCTTCCTGTTGCATATCCATGGCCTCCCACTCAGTGCCAAGCGGGCCCTCTTTATCCTCATG GTGTCATTCATTGTGTTTATCGGCCTGGTGACCCTCTACATCATCTTTTGCCTCCTGCTGACCCCAATGGTGAAGGCCTGCAACATCCTCCGCTGGAAGATCAACAACATCATCACGTCAGAGTCCTACTACACCTACAAGTCCTCTTCTAGAATCTTCAGCGGGACATCTGGGACCAAATCCAGGGCCAGCTCCAGCGTCAGCTCCAAAGTGGTGGAGGGGAACCAGGAGGTCCCTGAGGAACCCTCGGAGAAGCAGTCTATTACCTGA
- the CATSPERG gene encoding cation channel sperm-associated auxiliary subunit gamma isoform X3: MERFQVNINGFLQTQQDNTLHFTVGNEIFDLIPRYFMNVPSRPLWYTVDQAPVLILGGIPEEKSVLLTDTSFKDSFLVELNIDSCWVGSFYCPQAIFTATIYDAIATESTLFIRQNQLVYYFTGTYLTLHESNHGSGSWVRVLANECIKSLCPVHFHSNGSEYVMALTSGKREGYVHFGTITDGHVSFQVLPKHRSVCEGIQVFNCSITWAVFIAGDYILLMLVEIQDPTTRSYFQVVSYDLVSDNLVILYTIPEFIPDARGLEFLMILGTESYTNFTMVPKGMFYNPYNNLLFIWGNFLLQSYNNENFIYLADFPKDQSIKYLVNSFHGETAIVTETEEIWYLLEGSYRMYRLFPSKAWEVHVSLQVMQQSSFYTRIETMVTLFYEDHQLYQLVYLMNGGQGRLVKRLVPVEQLLMYQQPGSHYLLERRGNHLMLSFTNFCPFTVMRLRDLPDPQIYTRQERYRAHPPRVLEPSGFHDQNSLAVYQGLVYYLLFLHSKYHKPYADPVHDSTWRWWKNKKVDQDYYFYLASNLQSASNVYIDMASYEKIYDLKAEHELPESIYLDKGTSYGFSIFVTVRGHSLEFQPERVLTTLELRSKVDLGVVLADADCIEVVVNQKVLINRNSVLFWVTLHDKRSCFDQGLSGHHLMKTSVLVKVVGAVGHCFQNTHRGLHMQGNLMIPLLIGCPPGKRLAFDITYTVEYNRLQNKHYFDCVHVDPEMPCFLFRDTFYPFFLIQDLVTGESGSFQGSYVFKVVGGGPTMDTVIEYSEEEIYRFNSPLDKTNSLIWTTKNTTTTKDLAFNIMTHQSLGIEWLCLENSPCHDTIPHSIFAPEFFFKVLVSNRGVDKSTYCDHQLIFLLHIHGLPLSAKRALFILMVSFIVFIGLVTLYIIFCLLLTPMVKACNILRWKINNIITSESYYTYKSSSRIFSGTSGTKSRASSSVSSKVVEGNQEVPEEPSEKQSIT, from the exons ATGGAGAG GTTTCAGGTGAACATCAACGGCTTCCTGCAGACACAGCAGGACAACACCCTCCACTTCACTGTGGGAAATGAG ATCTTCGATCTCATACCCCGGTACTTCATGAACGTCCCGTCGAGGCCCCTGTGGTACACTGTGGACCAGGCACCGGTGCTCATCCTGGGGGGCATCCCTGAAGAGAAGTCCGTCCTGCTGACTGACACCAGCTTCAAGGACTCCTTTCTTGTGGAG TTGAACATTGACAGTTGCTGGGTAGGCTCCTTCTACTGCCCTCAGGCCATTTTTACGGCTACCATCTATGACGCCATTGCCACCGAAAGCACTCTCTTCATCCGGCAGAACCAGCTGGTCTACTATTTTACAGGCACCTACCTTACCCTCCATGAAAGCAACCACGGCAGTG GGAGCTGGGTTCGTGTCCTGGCCAACGAGTGCATCAAGAGCCTGTGCCCAGTGCATTTCCATAGCAATGGCTCAGAGTACGTCATGGCCCTCACCTCTGGCAAGCGGGAAGGCTATGTTCACTTTGGGACCATCACAG ATGGCCACGTGTCCTTCCAGGTGCTGCCCAAGCATCGGTCTGTGTGCGAAGGGATACAAG TTTTCAACTGCTCCATAACCTGGGCCGTATTCATTGCTGGTGACTACATTCTCCTGATGCTGGTGGAGATCCAAGACCCCACCACCAGAAGTTATTTCCAGGTGGTCAGCTATGACTTGG TCAGTGATAACCTGGTGATCCTCTACACCATCCCGGAATTCATCCCTGATG CTCGAGGCCTGGAGTTTCTGATGATCCTAGGAACAGAGTCTTACACCAACTTCACGATGGTACCCAAGGGCATGTTCTACAACCCGTATAACAACCTGCTGTTCATCTGGGGCAACTTCCTCCTACAGAG CTACAACAATGAAAACTTCATCTACCTTGCGGATTTCCCCAAGGATCAGTCCATTAAGTACCTGGTCAACTCGTTCCATGGAGAAACAGCTATTGTCACAGAGACGGAGGAG ATCTGGTACCTCCTGGAGGGCAGCTACCGGATGTACAGGCTATTCCCATCCAAAGCCTGGGAGGTGCATGTCAGCCTACAGGTGATGCAACAGTCCTCTTTCTACACCCGCATTGAGACCATGGTCACCCTCTTCTACGAAGACCACCAACTGTACCAG CTGGTGTATCTCATGAATGGTGGGCAGGGCCGGCTTGTCAAGAGGCTTGTGCCTGTGGAGCAGCTCCTGATGTACCAGCAGCCGGGCAGTCACTACCTCTTGGAGCGACGGGG GAACCACCTGATGCTGTCCTTCACCAACTTCTGCCCCTTCACCGTGATGCGCTTGCGCGACCTGCCCGACCCGCAGATCTACACTCGCCAGGAGCGCTACCGGGCACACCCGCCCCGCGTGCTGGAGCCCTCGGGCTTCCACGACCAGAACTCGCTCGCCGTCTACCAGGGCCTCGTCTACTACCTGCTTTTTCTGCACTCCAAGTACCACAAG CCTTACGCGGACCCGGTGCACGACTCCACCTGGCGCTGGTGGAAGAACAAGAAAGTGGACCAG GATTACTACTTCTATCTGGCTAGCAACTTGCAGAGCGCGAGTAACGTGTACATTGACATGGCCAGCTATGAGAAGATCTACGACCTCAAGGCCGAGCACGAGCTGCCCGAGAGCATCTACCTGGACAAGGGCACCAGCTACGGCTTCTCCATCTTCGTGACCGTCCGCGGACACTCGTTAGAGTTCCAGCCCGAGCGCG TGCTCACCACCTTAGAGCTGCGCAGCAAAGTGGATCTGGGCGTGGTGCTGGCCGATGCAGACTGCATCGAGGTGGTGGTAAACCAGAAGGTCCTCATTAATCGCAACTCGGTGCTTTTCTGG GTTACGCTCCATGATAAAAGGTCTTGCTTTGATCAGGGCCTTAGTGGACATCACCTCATGAAGACCTCCGTGTTGGTCAAG GTGGTGGGCGCGGTTGGGCACTGCTTCCAGAACACACATCGGGGACTCCACATGCAA GGCAACTTGATGATTCCATTGCTCATTGGCTGTCCCCCAGGCAAGCGCCTGGCTTTCGACATCACCTACACGGTGGAGTACAACCGCCTGCAGAACAAACACTACTTTGACTGCGTGCACGTTGACCCCGAGATGCCCTGCTTCCTCTTCCGTGATA CCTTCTACCCTTTCTTCTTGATCCAAGACTTGGTGACAGGAGAGTCCGGCAGTTTTCAGGGCAG CTACGTGTTCAAGGTGGTAGGCGGTGGGCCCACGATGGACACTGTCATTGAATACAGCGAGGAGGAGATTTACCGCTTCAACAGCCCCTTGGACAA AACTAACAGCCTCATCTGGACCACCAAGAACACAACGACCACGAAGGACTTGGCCTTCAACATCATGACCCACCAGAGCTTGGGCATCGA GTGGCTGTGTCTGGAGAACTCCCCCTGCCATGACACCATTCCCCACAGCATCTTCGCCCCCGAGTTCTTCTTTAAGGTGTTGGTGAGCAACAG AGGTGTGGACAAGAGCACATACTGTGACCACCAGCTCATCTTCCTGTTGCATATCCATGGCCTCCCACTCAGTGCCAAGCGGGCCCTCTTTATCCTCATG GTGTCATTCATTGTGTTTATCGGCCTGGTGACCCTCTACATCATCTTTTGCCTCCTGCTGACCCCAATGGTGAAGGCCTGCAACATCCTCCGCTGGAAGATCAACAACATCATCACGTCAGAGTCCTACTACACCTACAAGTCCTCTTCTAGAATCTTCAGCGGGACATCTGGGACCAAATCCAGGGCCAGCTCCAGCGTCAGCTCCAAAGTGGTGGAGGGGAACCAGGAGGTCCCTGAGGAACCCTCGGAGAAGCAGTCTATTACCTGA
- the PSMD8 gene encoding 26S proteasome non-ATPase regulatory subunit 8 → MFIKGRTPRAPPRERLNTNRGGRRTAAVAPPPMLGSTSRPHFRRASVCRRRCRKLVRRFAASRKMAATAVNGVPGASSSGSAAASGAVLQVAAGMYEQLKGEWNRKSPNLSKCGEELGRLKLVLLELNFLPTTGTKLTKQQLILARDILEIGAQWSILRKDIPSFERYMAQLKCYYFDYKEQLPESAYMHQLLGLNLLFLLSQNRVAEFHTELERLPAKDIQTNVYIKHPVSLEQYLMEGSYNKVFLAKGNIPAESYTFFIDILLDTIRDEIAGCIEKAYEKILFTEATRILFFNTPKKMTDYAKKRGWVLGLNNYYSFASQQQKPEDTTIPSTELAKQVIEYARQLEMIV, encoded by the exons ATGTTCATTAAGGGCCGGACTCCAAGGGCACCTCCCCGAGAGCGACTGAATACGAACCGCGGCGGGCGGAGGACGGCAGCCGTAGCCCCGccccccatgctgggctccacctcCCGGCCCCACTTCCGCCGGGCGAGCGTCTGTAGGCGACGCTGCCGTAAATTGGTCCGGAGGTTTGCCGCATCACGGAAGATGGCGGCCACGGCGGTGAACGGGGTGCCGGGCGCCTCGAGCTCGGGCTCTGCGGCGGCCTCGGGTGCAGTCCTTCAGGTCGCGGCCGGCATGTACGAGCAACTTAAGGGCGAGTGGAACCGTAAAAGCCCCAATCTTAGCAAGTGCGGTGAAGAGCTGGGCCGTCTCAAG CTGGTTCTGCTGGAGCTCAACTTCTTGCCAACTACAGGGACCAAACTGACCAAACAGCAGCTCATTCTGGCCC GTGACATTCTGGAGATTGGGGCCCAGTGGAGCATCCTGCGCAAGGACATCCCCTCCTTCGAGCGTTACATGGCCCAGCTCAAATGCTACTACTTCGATTACAA GGAGCAGCTCCCCGAGTCAGCCTATATGCATCAGCTCTTGGGCCTCAATCTCCTCTTCCTGCTGTCCCAGAACCGGGTGGCTGAATTCCACACAGAGTTGGAGCGGCTGCCTGCCAAGGACATCCAGACCAATGTATACATCAAGCATCCTGTGTCCCTCGAGCAG TACCTGATGGAAGGCAGCTATAACAAGGTGTTCCTGGCCAAAGGCAACATCCCTGCTGAGAGCTATACCTTCTTCATTGACATCCTGCTTGACACTATcag GGACGAGATTGCTGGGTGCATTGAGAAGGCCTATGAGAAGATCCTTTTCACTGAGGCCACCCGGATCCTCTTCTTCAACACACCCAAAAAGATGACAGACTACGCTAAGAAG CGAGGGTGGGTTCTGGGCCTCAACAACTACTACAGCTTTGCCAGCCAGCAGCAGAAGCCAGAAGATACCACCATCCCCTCCACGGAACTGGCCAAACAGGTCATCGAGTATGCCCGCCAGCTGGAGATGATCGTCTGA
- the GGN gene encoding gametogenetin — MGNVQSEPSAGGGSRKEQASDRSSESRRTSLVEPEVTPSSPAMRLARGLGVWFPGSSAPPGILLPPEPQASPSPLTLQLPSPVTTLSEEAAAAAVSTPPPPPVGTLLPAPSKWRKPTGTPVPRMRGLLEASHRGQGDPPSLRPLPPPPRQLTGEDPKSVPRAPSPTPLSLEPRKLPPPPPSDRQLPDHRIIPALATPATPPTESQVGYGSEGQTAVGARRGAPPQAGEGEMARPAVSESGLSLLCKVTFKSGPTLAPAAASSSLAPKASLGGSGGGGGLFAAAPGSISYAEVLKQGPLAPGVARPAGEVPRGTQEAEGGDGDGEGCSGTPSAPVSHARTLPPPPYTTFPGSKPKFDWVSPPDGPERHFRFNGAGGGVGVPRRRAAALSGPWGSPPPPPGQMHPTPGPRRPAPALLAPPMFIFPAPTNGEPVSTRPGGPQEVPPPPPPTPPPTPPPAPPRTPQSPVLLPTRLPVARPPTPRPGHLELALAPAPAPTLPFALAVDQAPTPTPAQGPAQTPAQTPAPAPPTLPAPAPIKTRTRRSKGARAARGATREDGAPGDGLRERTAATVTDSGGGRGGGGGGIPPAGMANTGTTRHWPPFQVLNSCPCKCYCRHQPRHRRLPRNVSAWLSTPTNHLSEPPWVATIKLAGSLVAGLEHYDLQATHSN; from the exons ATGGGGAACGTGCAGTCGGAGCCGTCCGCGGGCGGGGGCTCCCGAAAAGAACAGGCCTCGGACCGCTCCTCTGAGTCCCGCCGGACATCCCTGGTGGAGCCCGAGGTGACCCCCTCCTCCCCGGCGATGCGCCTGGCTCGCGGGCTGGGCGTCTGGTTCCCTGGCAGCTCCGCGCCCCCGGGAATCCTGCTACCCCCGGAGCCCCAGGCCTCACCCTCGCCCCTGACCTTACAACTGCCCTCGCCAGTGACGACCCTTTCAGAGGAGGCGGCTGCGGCCGCGGTCTCtacaccacccccgccccccgtggGGACCCTGCTGCCCGCGCCGTCTAAGTGGCGAAAACCCACGGGCACTCCAGTGCCCCGGATGCGCGGTCTGCTGGAGGCGAGCCATCGCGGCCAGGGCGATCCTCCGAGCCTCCGTCCGCTGCCTCCGCCGCCCCGGCAACTAACTGGAGAGGACCCCAAGTCTGTCCCGAGGGCCCCATCCCCTACTCCATTGTCCTTGGAGCCGCGGAAGCTGCCACCACCGCCACCTTCCGACCGGCAGCTCCCGGACCACAGAATCATTCCTGCTCTGGCCACACCCGCCACGCCCCCCACAGAAAGTCAGGTCGGGTACGGCAGCGAGGGCCAGACGGCGGTTGGAGCTCGCAGAGGGGCGCCTCCCCAAGCGGGCGAGGGAGAAATGGCCCGGCCTGCGGTCTCTGAATCCGGCCTCAGTTTGCTATGTAAAGTCACCTTCAAGTCGGGGCCCACTCTGGCCCCTGCGGCAGCCTCGAGTTCCTTAGCACCCAAAGCCTCGCTCGGGGGTAGCGGAGGAGGCGGAGGGCTCTTCGCTGCCGCCCCGGGTTCCATCTCTTACGCTGAGGTCCTGAAGCAGGGGCCCCTGGCTCCTGGGGTCGCTCGACCCGCGGGAGAGGTCCCTCGGGGGACTCAGGAAGCAGAAGGCGGTGATGGAGACGGCGAGGGGTGTTCTGGAACCCCCTCGGCGCCTGTGTCCCACGCCAGGACCCTTCCGCCGCCACCCTATACCACCTTTCCAGGCTCAAAGCCCAAATTTGACTGGGTGAGCCCTCCGGATGGCCCTGAACGCCACTTCCGTTTCAACGGAGCCGGCGGCGGTGTCGGGGTGCCCAGACGGCGCGCTGCTGCGCTCTCAGGGCCCTGGGGGTCCCCACCGCCTCCGCCGGGGCAGATGCACCCAACCCCCGGGCCCCGGAGGCCTGCACCGGCCCTGCTGGCGCCGCCTATGTTCATCTTCCCGGCGCCCACCAATGGTGAGCCTGTGAGCACCCGGCCGGGAGGCCCACAGGAGgtgccgccaccgccgccgcccaCGCCACCACCCACGCCGCCTCCCGCGCCGCCGCGGACACCGCAGTCGCCGGTGCTCCTGCCAACGCGGCTGCCCGTGGCCCGCCCTCCCACTCCACGCCCGGGCCACTTGGAGTTGGCTTTGGCTCCCGCCCCGGCTCCCACTCTGCCCTTCGCCTTGGCTGTTGACCAggcccccaccccgacccccgcCCAGGGCCCCGCCCAGACCCCGGCCCAGACCCCGGCTCCGGCCCCG CCAACGCTGCCTGCGCCTGCGCCCATCAAGACCCGCACGCGAAGGAGCAAGGGTGCCCGCGCAGCCCGAGGCGCGACCCGTGAGGATGGCGCCCCAGGAGATGGTCTTCGCGAACGTACTGCAGCTACCGTGACTGACAGTGGCGGTGGAAggggtggtggtggcggcgggATCCCTCCAGCAGGGATGGCTAACACGGGCACCACACGCCACTGGCCGCCCTTCCAGGTGCTTAACTCCTGTCCCTGCAAGTGTTACTGCCGCCACCAGCCGCGTCACCGCCGTCTACCACGAAACGTGTCTGCCTG GCTGAGCACGCCCACCAACCACCTGAGCGAGCCACCCTGGGTTGCCACCATCAAGCTGGCTGGCTCCCTGGTGGCCGGGCTGGAGCACTACGACTTGCAGGCCACCCATTCCAACTGA